The Calypte anna isolate BGI_N300 chromosome 1, bCalAnn1_v1.p, whole genome shotgun sequence region AAGGACTGATTCAGCTGCAGTAATGTGAGTGTCCACACCTCTGCTTCCTTACTCACCTGCTCCCAAATCATCATGACCTCAGTgagaaaaaatcccaacaggcccatgaagaaaattatgttcCAATTCAGTAAATAATCACTGTCCTGTGGAGACAGCAATGGATGTTGAGGTGGGACAGGACAAAACACCAGTATGCTATGTGGGAAGGGGCTCTCCAGGAATTCTCAGGCGATGGTGAGACCCCATGCATTGTGCTTTGTCTCTTGTCCAGCTGCTGGagccttctgctttctttgtggCTGCCATCAAGATTTATAtaatcaaagaatggtttgggttgaatgGaatcttaaagctcatccagttccaaccctgccatgggcagggacacgtcccacagcccaggttgctccaagccccatccaacctgggctgagacactgccagggatggggcagccacagcttctctgggaaatctgGGTCAGGGTCTCACgaccctcacagcaaagaatttcttgatcatatctcatctaaatctcccctctgccAGTTTGAAACCTTTCTCCCTATTCCTACCACTCCAGGCCCTATAACAAaatctctccccagctttcctggagcctcttcaggcactggaaagtgctccaaggtctccctagagttttttcttctcaaagctgaacaaccccaagtctcttagcctggctccagagctgctccagccctctgagcatcttcatggcctcctctggactcactccaacatcTCTATGACCTTTCTATGTTGTGGTCTCCAGAACTAGACACAACCTTCCAGAGTCTCCTTTCTCTGGAGATTCTCCTGACTTCTTAGCTACCAGCAAAGGTCCAACTCCAGGCTTTTAGTGCACTGAATTATTAATGATGCCATCAGCTTTGTGAACTCCCTGGTGCTCTTGAGTTGTCTGGATCAATAGAAGCAGAGCAGACAGTGCcatggcaaaaaagaaaaaaaaaaagcctcttttgGAGGGTTTTGTGTTCTCCAGGAGTGCTAACAATGATGCCCTGGACTTCCTCTGGGACAGTGCCAGGGAAAGTCAGACAGCTCTCCATTAGTCCCCATCGATTTCCTCCTGACTGGAGCTCATCCTAATGAATTGTCACAGAGGAGCATTGTGCTGATCAACTCACTATTAATGTGGGCTGAGAAATGATAATGGCATTGATTAGGAGCAGCCtgtcaggcagagctgggaatgaCAGCTTCCAGCTGGCTGGTTCTGAGACTCACCATGGATGTCACTGGTGGCAGGAGATACTTATTGGTCCTGCCACCATCCTTCTCTCTGGTCCTTCATGGAGGTGAAAACCACCCTCTGTTCCTGAAGCCAGCAAAAGCACTCAACCTTCATGCAGAGCAGGATCCAGGAGTAAGGAAAGGTCCATGTTTCAACATTCACCCAAGTAGAGCCTGCTCTCCAAAACCCAATCTGTCTTCAACCCACCAAAAAGCAAAGTGTGAGCTCAAATATCAGGTTCCTTCTCATAGAGAAGGTTCCTCCCACCCAGACCAAGGATTCCTCCTCTGCATACTCCCCATGGCCAAGGTCTCCCCCTGGCTGTAGGGGAGATGTGGCAGCTCAGGATGTGGTTGGTGCCTATCAGGATACCAGACTTGAAGACACACAACACAACCCCCACCTCTGACTTGACACTGCCCATTACCTAAAGGATTAACCTGGGACACATCTTCGAATCCCAGCAGGAGATGGAGCCCAATTCCCTCCAGGAAATCATCATGCAACTGAAGTCCATAGCTCCCACCCACGCCTAGGAAACCCCTccaggttaatggttggacttggtagttttaaaggtctttttccagccaaaatgattctatgatctccaTCCTTCCTCAGTGGATACTGGAGAGCAAGCCAGGGATCACTCATCCTAGGATCCCACTGGACTGGACTTGGTTGTGTGACACTGGTGGAGTAGAGACCAGAGCTCCTCATTCATCCAACTATGCTGCATTTTAGTCTCAAAATCTGGAGCTCCAACACCTTTTTGTGGGACAGATTTAAAATGTAAGTGCTCAGAAACAGATCATTTTTGAGCCCAGAAACACCAGGTTCATTTCCCTAAGTTGGTTTAgaactttttctcatttttctttaggAGTGGCTAATTAAGACAAAACCCCTGTAACCCTGAAGAAACATTCTGGTTAGAAGGAAGAGTTGGTAGATGCTGGTTCCTCCAAGCAGAGGCTCTTCTGCTGAGaatcttccagctcaggaaggatagGGAGGGACCCAGCTGTGCCAATCTGCTGAATTGTGGTCTAAACAGGGATGAAATCCCCCTGGGAGATGGGACAAAGTGGTGGCTCTGAAAGCCTTTGTGGGATCTTAAGGGTAAGGAAAGTTTCAGTTCTTGGTATAAAGATTCTGGCTCATTTgccctgcagcagagaaaaatcacacacaCCCCTCACATCCCACCCCCAGCACTGATGGAGAGGAGGATCCACCCAAGGACAGATGTCTTCCCTTCTTCTGCCCAGCTTATACCCCTAAACAAACACCTAGATGCTCCATTAAGCCTTTTACACCAAGGGCAAAGGAGAGAAAtgttcattttacttttttagaGGAGACAAAGAGGTGCTCAAAAATACCAATGGTGACTTGAAACCTGGTGGGTGCTGCTTTATTGCATGCAGGATTGGGGCAGCTTCCGAAAAGAGCACGAAGAAGACACACACAGCCTGAGTCCTGAAGAGGAACCTTGTTGACAAGGTGTTTATTGACTGTGGTACATCAATTCCCAGCAAGGTATCTGCAGCAGGAACTCTACCCCAGCAACCAGCAATGTAGCAATGGAATATGGTGAGACCTGGCATGTAAAAACCCTTTTGGATGTTGGCAGGAGCTCCTGTTATTGGGCCAAATGTGGCTTGTAGTCaggagctctgccctgggatgAATGAAGAAGGGTCTCCTATAGGAAAATCTGCCTGGAAGCCTAGAACTGGGTCTGGCCCACCGTGGGTTCATGCTATGGCCAAACAGGGATCAATCCACTTTTATCTCTCTTCTTCCAGTGAGGAATTTCTTGGGGTCTAAACAAAGACATCAGCTTCTGTGGCACTGCCCAGTGGCATGGCTGTATGATGCAGTATTTGCTGAACTTTGGTTATGGGCAGGACTCCAAGTTCCCACCATCCCACCAGCCCACAGCTgaccttcctgctttccttctcctctctctgtctGGCAAAGTTTGTGCAAATCATTTTATCACTATTATTGGGCTGAGAGGCATGTAGTCTGCATCTCTGGAGACTCTGAAGAAGAGGTTGGACTGCTTTGTGGACAATCCACAGCAGTGAGCAAAGGATGGGTACAAAGTACTTTGTTCTGGCTTTCCCATCATTGCCTTCTCCTTAAACATCTCTGGGAAATCCCAATCCACACCTTGAGGAGTGCTCAGCCACATTTTGGTGCCATCTCAGCAAAGGACTAAGTGTAATAAAGCCTGACTCTTTCAAAAGACATTTCTATCTCAAGAAACTTCACCAAAGTACCATCAGCTTTTTGGTAGAGGAAAAGGGAACTTCCAAAGTTAGCAGTTTAGTCACAGTGATGGGACAAACCAGCACAAAACACCCACCTGCTCCTGAACTTGTAAAATCTCTCTTCTCTGCTCCTATGACCACCCTGCCTCAACATTTTGGGAGGGCAGGGGATCCTGCTttttggggacagcagcagcaggttccTGCTCCATGGTTTCCAAagtgctctgcagcctcaggcTCTCTAGAGGTGCTTCAGAATAAAGATATTCATGGGTGCTTTAAGGCCACAAGGATGCACAAATGGGGTTTGCTGCAGGGTACTCACTGCTGGCTCacttccctggctctgcacatcccctccctgctccaacCCATCTCAGGATCCACAATTTCCAGGCAGCACAAGGTGGGCACCATCTTGAGGAACACCTCCCCACGCTGCCTCCCAGCAAGAAATGGTGATGGCTGTCAGCAAAAGGATGGTCCAGCCTCCCTGCATTGGTTTGCCTGGCAAGGTTTGTGATCTGCAGAATACAGCATGTTCAGGTGTACTCCAGCCTCACAGCAAGGGGATCCTCCATGGGATTGGTCTTCAGAGACACCAAGCAGCCCCAGTCACAGTGGGAGTCATTGCAGCTGCAAGCACTCAGCATCCTTGCTAGGAGAAGCACTCCCTGCCAAACAAGACCTTCCTTTTTAACAGCTTGGATAGAAACTGGAATCCAAAGCTTTCTCCAGATTGCCTCTTGCTGTTTCTAGAAtggcaatttcttttttttcctttttttttttttttttcctattttttttctggtatccGGGTGCCACCGTTGGAGGGGTCAGGGCAGCCTCATACTTCCAAGCCAGTGAGACCCTGTGTCAGTCAGACCTGGTGATTCCCTGCTGAGGGCACAAAGATGCAGTTTGGAACTCTAGGCACACACAGCAGCAAGCTCAGTTCacatcctccctcctccccatcatCCAGGCAGAGGGCAGCATCTCTGGAGAATATTTTGCTGGGTGAGGGCTACAGGAGCACTGAGCTGTCCTCCATCCACTTTTTCACAGCCCCTCAGTGAAGAACCACGTGAAAACAACCAAGAACTGAACcgagagaaagaaaaacaaagacaaaagcaCAGCTGGAGCAAGGAGGGCTGAGCAAGAAGGGCTCAGGCTTTAAAAATGATGGAACCCTTCAGCTGAGCTGGTTCAAGGCCGTCGGTGAAAGTGAAGAGGAAATACATCACCTTACGGATCTGGGCTAATTCTGCTATCCTCTCCCCAAATTCCTGGGCATCTGCCTCGTTGCATTCCACCTCCTTGGCTCCTGGCTTCTTCCAGAAGATACCCACTGGGTCCAGCAGCTGCCGATTCATCAGATGGGTGAGATCAGGAGTCCAGTGCTGGGAGGTCCCAGTCACCATCAccttcccagctctctccaGTTGGATATTCCAGCGGAGGAAGCTGAGGTTGTGCTGTTGGATGAAATCCACTCGGTAAACGTGCTCGttgggctgcagcagcttctccccatcctggggtttggtgtttttctgCTGGAGGCTCTGGAATCTCAGCCGCATGCAGCGGGTGAGCTGCTCATCCCAGATGAagggcagctccagcatccctgcctCAGCTGCCAttcccacagctgctcctcagcaagGTTTAGCTCTCTCCAAGAGGAGatgcaggaggaaaacaaaaaggaataaaaaaaaaaagaaaaaaaaaagccaccaagcCCCTAGAGCCCCTCTCCACAGTCCCAGCAGTGCTAAGCAACCCAGGCCAATGACGCAAAACAAGCTCCAGGGCTTCCTCTGGGTGCCCTCTGCCTGATTTGTGGATTTGGAGCTGATGGTGCTGCTGAGCACGATAATCTATAGGGAAGGGATGTCTGATGTCAGCCTCCCTGGCAACCTCCCTGACAACCGTGGCTGGTTTTATCTGCAAGGAAGGCGTGCAGGCAGGGATGTCACCTGGCACTGCCTTTCTCTGAGTTAATGCTTGGAAAGGGTATTCTGGAGGGGTTGGGTCCAAAAGCAGGACTTCCTACAAGGATTAATCAGGTTGCCTGGGCCTTTTTCCGGTCCATCTTTGACTATCAACATGGAGGGAGATGCCACAGCCCCTCCAAGCTCCTCTTTCAAGTGTCTGATCGTGCTCATGCTGAATTATAGAATCACgttggaaaaaaaactttatgattatcaagtccaacagTTAATCCAGCTTGGAAAGGTATTCTGGAGGGGTTGGGTCCAACCTGTGTCTCAAAGCAGGACTTCCTACAAGGATTAATCAGGTTGCCTTGGGGCTTTTTCCAGTCTATCTTTGAGTATCAACATGGAGGGCGATGCCACAGCCCCTCCAGGCTCCTCTTTCAGTGTCTGATCGTGCTCATGCTGAATTATAGAATGAcgttggaaaaaaacctttatgattatcaagtccaacagTTAACCCAGCTTGGAAAGGTATTCTGGAGGGGTTGGGTCCAAAAGCAGGACTTCCTACAAGGATTAATCAGGTTGGCTTGGGGCTTTTTCCAGTCCATCTTTGAGTGTCAGCATGGATGGAGATGCCACAGCCCCTCCAGGCTCCTCTTTCAGTGTCTGATCGTGCTCATGCTGAATTATAGAATGAcgttggaaaaaaacctttatgaTTATCAAGCCCAACAGTTAATCCAGCTTGGAAAGGTATTCTGGAGGGGTTGGGTCCAAAAGCAAAACTTCCTACAAGGATTAATCAGGTTGGCTTGGGGCTTTTTCCAGTCCATCTTTGAGTATCAACATGGAGGGCGATGCCACAGCCCCTCCAGGCTCCTCTTTCAGTGTCTGATCGTGCTCATGC contains the following coding sequences:
- the OMP gene encoding olfactory marker protein; protein product: MAAEAGMLELPFIWDEQLTRCMRLRFQSLQQKNTKPQDGEKLLQPNEHVYRVDFIQQHNLSFLRWNIQLERAGKVMVTGTSQHWTPDLTHLMNRQLLDPVGIFWKKPGAKEVECNEADAQEFGERIAELAQIRKVMYFLFTFTDGLEPAQLKGSIIFKA